In Geopsychrobacter electrodiphilus DSM 16401, a single window of DNA contains:
- a CDS encoding HAD family hydrolase, translating into MSPRRLLLCTDLDRTLIPNGVQPEHPAARKLFREFCRLPEVTLIYVTGRHQLLVEQAIEEYGLPEPDYAITDVGTQIYRIEAAKWQEMSAYGPDFGGLAWA; encoded by the coding sequence ATGAGCCCTAGACGCTTGCTGCTCTGCACCGACCTGGATAGAACGCTTATCCCCAATGGCGTTCAGCCCGAACACCCAGCTGCACGCAAACTGTTCCGGGAGTTTTGTCGGTTGCCCGAGGTCACCCTGATTTACGTGACCGGGCGGCATCAGCTTTTGGTGGAACAGGCGATCGAGGAGTATGGCTTGCCGGAACCCGACTATGCGATCACCGATGTCGGGACCCAGATTTACCGGATTGAGGCTGCCAAATGGCAGGAGATGAGCGCTTATGGCCCAGATTTCGGAGGACTGGCATGGGCATAG
- a CDS encoding HAD family hydrolase has protein sequence MAQISEDWHGHSREQIQEYLRPRSELRLQEASKQNTFKLSYYLALEGNKGPVLSWVDSCLNQKGVEASLVWSIDERKSIGLLDVLPRNATKLHGIQFLQQQLGFQQDEVVFAGDSGNDLAVLGSAVPAILVANAGSEVQRQAKQLAVQNGQTDSLYLATEAGSGLGGHYAAGILEGVWHFVPEFRAKLTQMERSL, from the coding sequence ATGGCCCAGATTTCGGAGGACTGGCATGGGCATAGTCGTGAGCAGATTCAGGAATATCTCCGTCCACGGTCTGAGCTCAGGTTGCAGGAAGCCAGCAAGCAGAACACCTTCAAACTCAGTTATTATCTGGCCTTGGAGGGAAACAAGGGGCCTGTGCTAAGCTGGGTCGATAGCTGTCTAAACCAAAAGGGGGTGGAAGCCAGTCTGGTCTGGAGTATTGATGAACGCAAAAGCATCGGTTTGCTCGATGTTTTGCCGCGCAACGCGACAAAGTTGCACGGGATTCAGTTTTTGCAGCAACAGCTCGGATTTCAGCAGGACGAGGTGGTTTTTGCCGGCGATAGTGGCAATGACCTGGCAGTTCTCGGCAGTGCTGTCCCTGCAATTCTGGTCGCCAATGCCGGCTCCGAAGTACAGCGACAGGCCAAGCAACTTGCCGTGCAGAATGGTCAGACCGATTCACTTTATTTGGCGACAGAAGCGGGCTCTGGTCTGGGTGGCCATTATGCCGCCGGGATCCTTGAGGGAGTCTGGCATTTTGTCCCGGAATTTCGCGCCAAGTTGACGCAAATGGAACGTTCACTATGA
- a CDS encoding carbohydrate kinase family protein, which translates to MSRSSGLTVFGEVLFDCFPSGEQILGGAPFNVAWHLQALGNRPQFISRVGDDELGKTILAAMQTWGMSTTGVQFDPVHPTGQVAVKVVGNEPSYTILQDSAYDFVDAAKIGPAASDGVLYHGTLGLRNSVSRDAFQWLVQAADLKIFLDVNLRTPWWQQAEVHNWLAQAHWVKLNLDELRLLGFDSLDIHQEMARFQVEFQLEQLILTRGEAGALVRTAQGEYHEVVPKQAPLLVDTVGAGDAFSAVYIHGLLAGWSITKTLQVAQQFASKIIGLRGATTKDASFYQEIID; encoded by the coding sequence ATGAGTCGATCTTCAGGTCTAACCGTTTTTGGCGAGGTGCTCTTTGACTGTTTCCCGAGCGGGGAACAGATTCTGGGTGGAGCTCCCTTTAATGTCGCCTGGCATTTACAGGCGCTGGGAAATCGACCGCAATTTATTTCGCGGGTTGGAGATGACGAACTCGGCAAAACGATCCTCGCCGCCATGCAGACTTGGGGGATGAGTACCACAGGAGTTCAGTTTGATCCTGTGCATCCGACCGGGCAAGTCGCCGTTAAGGTGGTTGGGAACGAGCCTAGTTACACTATCCTCCAGGACTCGGCCTATGATTTTGTCGATGCCGCTAAAATCGGTCCTGCCGCGAGCGACGGGGTTCTGTATCACGGCACCCTGGGGCTGAGAAATAGCGTTTCTCGCGATGCATTTCAGTGGCTTGTCCAGGCTGCAGATTTAAAAATTTTTCTGGATGTCAATTTGCGTACCCCCTGGTGGCAACAGGCTGAGGTTCACAACTGGCTGGCGCAGGCGCATTGGGTCAAACTGAACCTGGATGAACTCCGTCTGCTCGGCTTCGATTCTCTCGACATCCACCAGGAGATGGCAAGGTTTCAGGTCGAGTTCCAGCTGGAACAGCTGATTCTGACCCGTGGAGAAGCGGGCGCCCTGGTGCGCACGGCTCAAGGGGAATACCACGAAGTTGTGCCCAAACAAGCCCCACTTCTGGTTGACACGGTCGGCGCCGGCGACGCATTTAGTGCGGTGTATATCCATGGGCTGCTCGCCGGCTGGTCGATAACCAAAACACTTCAGGTCGCGCAACAATTTGCCAGTAAAATCATTGGCTTGCGCGGTGCCACCACCAAGGATGCTTCTTTTTATCAGGAGATCATCGATTAG